A single window of Gossypium hirsutum isolate 1008001.06 chromosome A10, Gossypium_hirsutum_v2.1, whole genome shotgun sequence DNA harbors:
- the LOC107914390 gene encoding uncharacterized protein — translation MDSGNSGSLQSSSGGSEEYDSRVESISAFLNHNPFNNIGHGALGNQPQPPSPPQLLQQHQNHSSSPMFDPLSYLDHPLSRSLQLTTTTNPGSVLNLDVIWSKNQRSETNCTDLSGFMASSPAPTTQQLFTNQQTQSRATFPLLQVPQGPESSKQRSVSATNGQPNNNAMVRNPKKRSRASRRAPTTVLTTNTTNFRAMVQEFTGIPAPPFTSSPFPRTRLDLFGPPSTLRSTHLDLSPPHYLLRPFAQKLNPPSFSSSSMADALVSSPIPSTNNNSNNTSCSSTSINYQLPSELSHLKQPQNLLNINMQNPILNFQSLLETPPKYPLSNSNLLGTKPQDIPPNETCLKMGALDEFGLNQGHVNANANLTGLQNMVSQQQHDQSLLRSINSSYNNNNNQRVSKGKVSNLSSSSSEFHADKGPENVASRSEGMVESWICSSD, via the coding sequence ATGGACTCGGGTAATAGTGGTAGCTTACAATCTTCTAGTGGTGGCAGTGAAGAGTATGATTCACGCGTTGAGTCAATCTCAGCTTTTTTGAACCATAACCCATTCAATAATATCGGCCATGGTGCTTTGGGTAACCAACCACAGCCGCCGTCGCCGCCGCAGCTGCTACAGCAACACCAGAACCATTCTTCATCGCCTATGTTTGACCCTTTGTCATATTTGGATCATCCTCTATCAAGATCCCTGCAACTTACGACGACAACAAATCCAGGTTCGGTCCTCAATCTTGATGTGATTTGGTCAAAAAATCAAAGATCTGAGACCAACTGCACTGATCTTAGTGGGTTCATGGCTTCCTCACCGGCACCAACGACTCAACAGTTGTTCACCAACCAACAAACACAAAGTAGAGCCACTTTTCCATTGTTGCAGGTCCCTCAAGGACCAGAAAGTTCGAAGCAAAGGTCGGTTTCAGCCACAAATGGCCAACCCAACAACAACGCTATGGTGCGTAACCCAAAGAAGAGATCCAGAGCTTCTAGGCGTGCACCAACAACTGTTCTGACCACTAATACTACCAATTTCCGAGCCATGGTTCAGGAGTTCACTGGGATCCCCGCACCACCCTTCACCTCCTCACCTTTCCCAAGAACCAGGCTCGATCTATTTGGTCCACCTTCTACTTTGAGATCAACCCATTTAGACCTTTCACCTCCTCATTATCTTTTAAGACCATTTGCTCAAAAACTCAACCCTCCATCATTTTCAAGCTCTTCCATGGCTGACGCTCTAGTTTCTAGTCCTATTCCTAGTACTAACAACAATAGCAACAACACTAGTTGTAGTTCAACTTCCATTAACTACCAACTACCATCCGAGTTAAGCCATTTAAAGCAGCCTCAAAATCTACTCAACATCAACATGCAAAACCCAATTCTTAACTTCCAATCTCTCCTTGAAACCCCTCCAAAATACCCACTTTCCAATTCAAACCTTCTGGGAACAAAGCCACAAGATATTCCACCAAATGAGACTTGTCTCAAAATGGGTGCTTTGGACGAGTTTGGTTTGAACCAGGGCCATGTCAATGCCAACGCCAACCTCACCGGGCTTCAAAACATGGTATCACAACAACAACATGATCAAAGTCTCCTAAGGTCCATCAATAGCAGttacaacaataacaacaacCAGAGAGTCTCCAAAGGGAAAGTGAGCAACTTGTCGTCGTCTTCGTCGGAATTTCATGCGGATAAAGGGCCGGAAAATGTGGCTTCAAGAAGTGAAGGTATGGTGGAATCATGGATATGTTCTTCAGATTAG